CTCCCTTGAAATCCAGTGTTTCCGCCGTCGCCTGCAACGCCGAAGCCACCTCCGTCTGTAGACCAGATGTCCGTACGCCGTTCCTCGCTTCACCCGTGGGAACCCAGACAAGCGCCGTGGACTTGAAGGTCGCGGCGTCGAACGCCGTTTGGCCCAGCTGCGGCAGGAAGGTCGAGAACTTAAACTCGGACGGCAGGGCAGCGAGGTGAATTTTTGACTGTGGCGTCGGCTTGAAGAGGATGACCTTGGCCTGCGTATCCTTGATTGTCGCCTGGGCCTCGACGAAGCCGTTGGTGATGGTGGCGCCGTCGAGCTGAATGTCGTCGACTCCCGGCACGTTCGCGGAACCGATAACCTCAGCCACCGTGACCTGAGTTTGAAGCGAGACGCTCGGCACGAACTTGCCCGCTGAATCCGGCACCAGGGCGACCGAGAGGTCGATATCCTTATTCCTGAACGTGGTCTTGGCCTTTAGCGACGTGGTCCATTTGCCGGCCACGCTAGTGGCAGCAATTGACATATTCGTCAATTGCACCGGGATGAAAGACGGCAGGTTGAGCCGGCCCGAAGTGGTGCCGGAAAGGGCGATGTTGGTCTGGGAGTTCTGGGGATTTTGGGAATTCTGGGAATTCTGGGAATTCTGACCGCCAGTGCGGGTGAAGTCGATCTCACCCTGGAAGTTGACCGTCTGATTGGCGAGCCTCAACGCCAACGCGGCCAAGATGTCGGTCTCGACGACGCGGGACCCGTCGTTACCCGCTGCGCTATGGAACCGAAGGGCTGCGCCCTCGGCGAACACGAGGTCAGCGGGTAAACCCTGAGGCTTCAGAGCCGGGAGCGGTATTCTGAGATTGAGCTTATTTAGGATCGTAGCCCTGAGCGCCGACGCATTGTCGTTGGTAGCCACTTGAAAGATGGCGGGATCGAGCGCTCCGCTGATCGGTAAGCTCGCGTCCTGGACGGCAACGAGCGAGAGCAGGGCAGCGGTCTGCGTGGCCTCGGAGCCGTCGATGCGGCCGAAAAGGGTAATGCCGCTGGTGACCGTGGGGTTCCTTGCGCCCGAGGCTGCGAGGGCGTCCCCAACTGCCTTTGGCAACGAGCGCGAGGACAGTTGCGCCGGATCGCTTCCGGCCGGGGCGACGATTAACACCGGTGAGGGAAGCGCGATTTCATCGAGAACCGTCCCGTCGATCCCCGGCACGAAGTCGGCGAAATTGAAGGCAGTCGGGAGGACCGCCGCGTAAGTCTGGTCGTTGAAGTTGAAACCGACGAGTTGGGCCGAAACGCCCTTCACCGTGACAGTCGCCGTGGTTACGTCCTTGATGGTCTGGACGCCGGTGACGGCAAGACCGCCGAGGCCCTGGATCGAACCGAGGACTTCGAACGTGGTTCCCGCCGTCGGCGGGCCGTCTTGCGGCGCCTGTGCCAGTTCGACGAAACCGGCACCAGCCGAATCCGCTGACCAAACTCCTAGGACAATCAGCCCCGCGACCACAAAAGTTGAAACTTTCACCGAGAAGGATCGCTTGAGCGCTCCGCACCCGGTCATTGTCACCGCCTCCCCTGTTACAAACACGTGTTATTCACGCATTATGCTATAACTATTGCGCATTTTGGGGTTTGCGTCCAAAGTTATTTAGAAAGCAAGAATCAGCAACTTGGGTAGTGGTATGCGCCTCAAAATTGGCCAGAAGATTTTCGGCATCGCCTTAGTGGTTCTGATATTTATGGTTACTGTCGCCGTCTATTCCATTCGGCTCACCGCCAATATTTCCGACGAATTGGACACTATTGCAGGGAAGCACATGCCCGTGACCGAGGCGGTGACCCGGGTCAACGTTCGTACGTTGGAGCAAGGTGTGTTGCTGCAACGTTTGTTCGTCCTGGTTGAAGACGACTCGCCGAATAAATCGGTAGCTCGCAACCGGAAACGTTTCGATAATTTGGGGGCTAAAATCGCCGGAGAATTCGAAAAGGCGCGGCAACTGCTTCGCGCCGATGCGCGGGTTGCCACGTTGAAAAAATCGTTGATCGCGATTGAGACCGCCCACAAGACTTTTACGGACCATGGCGAAAAGCTCGTGGCGGCGCGGGTGGCCGGTGACTTGCACTTGTTCGACACTTTGGCGCCTATTCTCAATTCGCATCAAGACGCGGTCAACGCCGAAATCGCCAAGCTGCGACGCCATATCGAGGGACTGACAAACGCCGCCGTACTGAGGGCCGACCGGGACGAGAAGACCCTGCTGACCACCAATATCATCCTGACCGCCTTTGCTGCCCTGCTTGGATTCGGTTTTGCCCTTATTGTCACACGGGTGATCGTCCGCGCCGTACGCAACCTAGTCGCCGGAACGGAAGCCGTCGAGGGCGGCGACCTCGATACTGAGGTGCCAGTTACGTCCCGCGACGAAATCGGCCGGCTGACCAGCTCGTTCAACCACATGGTTGGCGAGTTGCGCCTGAAAGAGCGCATCAAGGAAACCTTCGGTAAGTACATGGACCCGAGGATCGTCACCAATCTTCTGGACCACCCAGAATTCGCCGAACCCGGTGGAGAGCGCCGCGAGATGACGGTGATGTTCATCGACCTCAAGGGCTTCACCTCGATCTCGGAGGCGTTGGCGCCGGACGACCTGATCAAGATGATGAACCGTTTCTTCGGCCACATGACTGACGCCATCTCCGAGAACAATGGCGTCGTCGACAAGTTCATGGGTGACGCCGTCATGGCCTTTTGGGGGCCGCCGTTCACGGCGGCGGATGAACACGCTACGTTGGCTTGCCGGGCCGCCGTTCAGGCCCTCGAACATCTGGAAATGTTTCGAAACGACGTAAAGCGGGAGTTGGGTTCCAAGGCGGAGTCTCTCGACATCGATCTCAGGATCGGCGTTTCAACCGGTGAGATGATCGTCGGTACGGTCGGTTCCCGGGTATCAATGAGCTTCACCATCATGGGTGATCCGGTGAACCTAGGCGCCAGGCTTGAGGGCGCCAACAAGGCCTACGGCACACGCGCTATGGTTTCGGAGCGTACCCGTGATTTGGCCGGCGACGGTGTTGCTCTGCGAGAACTCGACCTGATCAAAGTCAAGGGCAAGAACGAGCCTACGCGGGTTTACGAACTGCTGGCGGAATTGAACGGGCAACCGGGGCTGGATAGCTTCCATGTCGGACTCGAAGCCTATCGGAAGCAGAATTGGGACGCCGCTGATACAGCCTTTAGGGCGTGCTTGGACTCAAATTCGGATGATTCCGCCGCCGCCGTCTATCTAGACCGCGTCGCTCACCTCCGCGCGGAGCCGCCGCCCGCCGGTTGGGACGGCGTTTGGGTATTCGAGACCAAGTGATGCTCGAGTGATTTTGGGGTCATTATGAGTACATGACCTGTTGATCAGCAAGGCGGGTTAACATGAAGAAAACCCCAGCCCGAGAACTTGTCCCATTTCTTTCTTCCATGTGCGGCAGTGTTTTTACGCAAATACGCACGCATTTGATCTAGATTTTTGATGCCTTTATATTTAATCGCCGCAGCGGCGAAGGCAGCAACGATAGGCGATGCGAAAGATGTTCCGGACATTAACCTACCGCCACCTGGAACTGCAGTATAGATTTTGACGCCGGGGGCCGAAAATTCAACGTAGTCCCCGGCCGATGAAAACTTGGCTGTTTTATCAAACCTGTTGGACGCGGCGATCGCAATGACATGCCGAAACGCCGCTGGATAGGATTTCTTTCGAGTGAGGGGTCCGTTATTTCCAGCCGACGCAATCAAAATGATGCCGCGCTTGTGGGCACGCTCAATGGCCCTTTTCACCAGTCGATTGGCCGAGCCACCAATAGAAAAGTTGATGACCTTTAAGCGTTGCTTAAGCAACCAATTGACTGCCAGAAAGATGCCTTTCGCGCTGGCCCTTGATCGCCCTTTCTTGTCTTTTTGGAAAACATTGGTAGCGCTCAAATGCGCGTTCGGCAACATGTTGCCCCATGTCGGGCCGCCGACCAGCACGGATGCCACCGCTGTTCCATGCGCGATGGAAGAAATTTTTTGGCCTTTACGATGGAATGAACGGTAGGTGACATTACGCCCCTTGAAGGCCGGGTGCTTTGTGTCTAGACCGCCATCAACGGTTCCCATCCTGATGCCTTGTCCACAACCCGATTTTGGCGTCCCCCAATTTGCCGCCCGCCGGCTGAAATAGTCCGTTAACTTTCTGTACCGAGCGTGCAATCCAAAATGGTGATTAACGTCGGCGATCACGTTCGGATGAAACTTGTCATGCAGATGGCGAACCTGAAAAGGATGATGGCCGCTGTCGATCTTTAAATGATATAGTGTTGACTGCATTGCGTCCAAACGTACAACATCAACGATCGAGAAACCCAAGCTAGGGATGCTTGTCAGGTAGCCGGGCGGTGGGTCCAGTACTAGAAATTCGTTCTCATGATGCTCGTGGTCGTCTTCGTGCTGCTTCAGATTTTGGACTGATGGTAGCTCGGACTTTTCATCCACTTGTGCCGTCTGAGCACAGCCCATGAGATAAAGACCGGATAGGACCAAGACGAAGGCTGAGAGGTGGCTATTTTGTCCGAGGGCGCGCAACTGAGATCTCCCATCCTCATCGAATTTTGATGTTTAAACGAACGCACTTCCTATGATCATTTAATCGCCTATGAATATCAATATTTTAAATTCATGCCATCTGGCGCTTTGAAATTCAGTTCAGAACCGCCAATTTACTTTTCTCTATCTTTAAGTAGAAAGCCCCAGGCCAAGTAATTCATCCCCCATACAGCCCTACGCCACGGTCAAAGATCGAGAAAAATGCCTTTACGCCGGAATGAACGACCATGTGGCCAAACCCATTGGTCCCAATAATCTGTTCGAGACGTTGACCAGGAGGACTACACCGAATCATTACGTCCGCTTTTAGGGGGTAATGCATGTGTTGCATCGACCGGTTGAGGCGGCAACCCAAAGCGGACATTTTAGGGGGTCGGTTAGGGTTACGTACCGCAGAGGTCAAGACTTGAATTGTGGTAAGTTCGGTAAGGCATGGAATTTGTCTGGATCTATGCTTCCGATACTAAGCCGGATGGCACAGGTTAAGATTCATACGGCCTTAGTGCCTCCACTACGATGTCACGTGTTTCAACAAGAATGGCGACCGCGGCGGCGGCTTCCTCAAGCGCACGAGCTGCCGCGTCCTCGGTTTTATCATGTATCGATTTTTCCAGCGCCATCGTCGCCTTGTGTAAGGCAGTCGCGCCGAGGTTTCCCACGATCCCCTTCAATGTATGGGTCAACACGCGCGCTTCTTCCCAATCTTGATTGCCGAGCGCGCGGCCGATGATGTCGGTATCCGTGATATGTTCTTCAAGAAATTGCTCAAATAATTTTTGATACAATTTCCGACGGCCTCCAATTCTCTCAATCGCCGCCGCTAAATCGAGCCCGGGAATTTCTGGCAACGCTTTTACGTCGGTTTTATCGGTATTGGCCAACAACGGAACATTTTGTTCGCCCTCACTGCCGCCCTGTCCATCTATCAATTCAATTTTCGTTGGTGGTTCTCCCGGCATCCATTTTCTCAGCACCGCGTGTAGCTTCGGCAATTCGACTGGCTTAGATAGAAAATCGTCCATACCAACCTCAAAACAGTGGTCTGCCTCGGCCTTGAGCGCACTTGCCGTTATCGCGATGATGGGAAGACGCTTGCCGGTATCAACTTCACCACGACGGACTGTCTCCGTCAGACCAAAGCCGTCCAAATTTGGCATATGGCAGTCAGATAGGAGTGTCGCATAAGATTTGTTGCCGAGCGCCACTAGAGCCTCTTTTCCATCATTCACAACATCGGCAGCATATCCGAGATAATTCAATTGCCGGAGGAGAACTTCCTGGTTCGTAAGATTATCTTCGGCCAGCAAGATCAATTGTCCGGCGGCTTCTGCTTGTTCTACGCTGGGACCTTCCCCGACGCCTTCAAGCGTATCCACGTTGTCGTAATTTACCTCCGGGCTGGCGCGCCCCGCAGCAACCGCAATGGCTCTAATGAAGGCTGGACGCTTATTTGGACTGGTCTCAATGTAAACTGTATTGTCCAAACTCGTCTGTATATTCTGCTTCCTGGTCGGGTTGCCAACGACGAATGCCGTGTTCGAAATTTTTGGCTGCGACTGAATGTCCTTGATGATGTCGAATGCTTCCTCCAACGGCACACGAGGGCCCATAAAAACAACATCAACCGGAACCCCATTTTTGACCGCCACATTCAAGGCATTCGGCATTTCGTTTGGGTCTTTGTAAGCCGTAACTTTTGCCCCCCAATGCTCAAGGTAGGTGATAACGAGTTCATTATTTAAGACGCATATAATATTTAGGTCGCTGAGGTCATAACCATCACTCTTAATATTATGTTGGCTGGCTATTGGCAGGGTCAGGGTTATGCTGAATACGGAGCCTTCGCCAAAGACGCTCTCGACCACGATCTCACTGCCCATCAATTCCGTCAACCGCTGGCAAATCGTCAGACCGAGTCCGGTTCCTCCATACCGACGTGTGGTTGAGCTTTCCGCCTGGGTGAACGCCTTGAATAGGTTCGACATCCCCTCTTCGTTGAGGCCGATACCGCTGTCGATGATCTGAATTCGGATCGTCGCTTCGGCCTGGGCGCTATTATCTAGAAGGTCAGCACGAACCAACACGCCGCCTTCCTCTGTAAACTTGACTGCATTCCCTGCCAGGTTAAACAAAATTTGCCGGATCCGGAGTTGATCGCCCATGACGGCGTCTGGAATTTTTGGATCAACGTAGGTGCGAAGAAAAATATTCTTGCCCCTGGCCGTCGCCGATAGGGTCTCGGCAACACTATCAATCGCGTCACAAATCGATATCGGAATGGATTCAAGTTCCAGCTTGCCGGATTCAATTTTGGAAAAATCAAGAATGTCATTAATGATCGTAAGCAACGAATAGGCAGACCTGCGGACTGTATCCACCATTTCACCTTGATCATTCGTCAGCTTGGTCTGTTGCAAGAGATCAATCATACCGATGACACCATTCATAGGTGTGCGGATTTCGTGGCTCATGGTGGCGAGAAATTCAGCTTTAGCTTGATTTGCATTTTCGGCAGTGATCTTGGCTTGAGCAAGCGACTCTTCAAATCGCTTACGATCTGTGACATCAATAACAACCGATACCGAGCCCCCTTCGGCAGATGGTGCCTGGCGCAACTCGATGACTCCTTTCGGTGTGTTCACCTCAAACGTTGTCGCCGTCTTTTGCCGAAGTACGCCCATCCTTTTTTCCACAATTTCATCAAATTCCACCGGACCATAATCTCCGCGCTTGGCGATATATTGAACGACGCTAAGGATAGGTCGACCGATTTGAATCAGATCATCAGGAACGTCAACAAGTTCCTTATACCGATCATTAATTAGGCTATAGTTGAGGTCTTCATCTAGCTGAAATATGCCATCTGTCATATTGTCCAAGGCATTACGAAGGTGACCTTCCGTGCGTTTACGCTCGGTGATGTCAGTCGTGGTGACGACAAAGCCCCCTGTCGGAACCGGATTGCTCAGTATGTTAATAGCGCGCCCGTTTTCTCGAACCATATCCCGTTCCCAGACTTCCGTCATGCGTTTCGGGTCCCTAATAGATTTGAGCACCTTGTTCAGATTGCCCTTTTCGTCTTTCCTCAGGGTTGCGCCGACAATATTGTCGAACAATTCTCCTTCCCTAAACAATTCATCGGGCAGATCAAATTGCTCCTTATATCGATTGTTGTAGGTCACCAATTTCCAATCGGCGCCATACATGGTTATTCCCTGGCCTACGCTTTCCAAGGTCAAGTTGAGGAGCCGCGTCTGCTCGGCGAGGGCATTTTCAGCGAAATTGCGCTCTATAACAGCCGTCCGTAACGTCTGTAACGCCATACCTATAGTTCTGAATTCGTCGTGCCCAGTGGCCGGAATATCCGTTTCCGTATCGCCGTGAGCAAGGCCTTCCATAGCAGACGCAAAGTTATGAAGTCTGGAAAATACGGACAGACGCAGAAGCAACCAACCAAGTAAAATACTTGCCAATACAACTACGGCAATGATTCCGATGCCTTGATTTCGAAGCGATG
The window above is part of the Rhodospirillaceae bacterium genome. Proteins encoded here:
- a CDS encoding HAMP domain-containing protein, giving the protein MGSGMRLKIGQKIFGIALVVLIFMVTVAVYSIRLTANISDELDTIAGKHMPVTEAVTRVNVRTLEQGVLLQRLFVLVEDDSPNKSVARNRKRFDNLGAKIAGEFEKARQLLRADARVATLKKSLIAIETAHKTFTDHGEKLVAARVAGDLHLFDTLAPILNSHQDAVNAEIAKLRRHIEGLTNAAVLRADRDEKTLLTTNIILTAFAALLGFGFALIVTRVIVRAVRNLVAGTEAVEGGDLDTEVPVTSRDEIGRLTSSFNHMVGELRLKERIKETFGKYMDPRIVTNLLDHPEFAEPGGERREMTVMFIDLKGFTSISEALAPDDLIKMMNRFFGHMTDAISENNGVVDKFMGDAVMAFWGPPFTAADEHATLACRAAVQALEHLEMFRNDVKRELGSKAESLDIDLRIGVSTGEMIVGTVGSRVSMSFTIMGDPVNLGARLEGANKAYGTRAMVSERTRDLAGDGVALRELDLIKVKGKNEPTRVYELLAELNGQPGLDSFHVGLEAYRKQNWDAADTAFRACLDSNSDDSAAAVYLDRVAHLRAEPPPAGWDGVWVFETK
- a CDS encoding S8 family serine peptidase, whose product is MRALGQNSHLSAFVLVLSGLYLMGCAQTAQVDEKSELPSVQNLKQHEDDHEHHENEFLVLDPPPGYLTSIPSLGFSIVDVVRLDAMQSTLYHLKIDSGHHPFQVRHLHDKFHPNVIADVNHHFGLHARYRKLTDYFSRRAANWGTPKSGCGQGIRMGTVDGGLDTKHPAFKGRNVTYRSFHRKGQKISSIAHGTAVASVLVGGPTWGNMLPNAHLSATNVFQKDKKGRSRASAKGIFLAVNWLLKQRLKVINFSIGGSANRLVKRAIERAHKRGIILIASAGNNGPLTRKKSYPAAFRHVIAIAASNRFDKTAKFSSAGDYVEFSAPGVKIYTAVPGGGRLMSGTSFASPIVAAFAAAAIKYKGIKNLDQMRAYLRKNTAAHGRKKWDKFSGWGFLHVNPPC
- a CDS encoding response regulator, translating into MKLADRSDNPTRSSSVVWTLRRVLMLIVVVSSFAMVGTLVWVSDTYQRFAIDTQNRSTKTMATFLVKQRIVQQYEKKIVPFTDEWARLSTLIAAVKENLPGTARIAASRMMQTIEVAEGRVRLRNVVVYTKGMEVFAMAEKGSGENLAMHRKIFDRLKQRNLSQKRQKTTFLWRTPKGQPVHSIIAPIGGFQVFGFIEFVTDPTPELIGMGDAFGGMFRLFDQRDNLLFESLETPEKELKTNLLQPKRSAKPATVNLETLRVEITDTMGGLWAVATITQDVSQFKGSIASLRNQGIGIIAVVVLASILLGWLLLRLSVFSRLHNFASAMEGLAHGDTETDIPATGHDEFRTIGMALQTLRTAVIERNFAENALAEQTRLLNLTLESVGQGITMYGADWKLVTYNNRYKEQFDLPDELFREGELFDNIVGATLRKDEKGNLNKVLKSIRDPKRMTEVWERDMVRENGRAINILSNPVPTGGFVVTTTDITERKRTEGHLRNALDNMTDGIFQLDEDLNYSLINDRYKELVDVPDDLIQIGRPILSVVQYIAKRGDYGPVEFDEIVEKRMGVLRQKTATTFEVNTPKGVIELRQAPSAEGGSVSVVIDVTDRKRFEESLAQAKITAENANQAKAEFLATMSHEIRTPMNGVIGMIDLLQQTKLTNDQGEMVDTVRRSAYSLLTIINDILDFSKIESGKLELESIPISICDAIDSVAETLSATARGKNIFLRTYVDPKIPDAVMGDQLRIRQILFNLAGNAVKFTEEGGVLVRADLLDNSAQAEATIRIQIIDSGIGLNEEGMSNLFKAFTQAESSTTRRYGGTGLGLTICQRLTELMGSEIVVESVFGEGSVFSITLTLPIASQHNIKSDGYDLSDLNIICVLNNELVITYLEHWGAKVTAYKDPNEMPNALNVAVKNGVPVDVVFMGPRVPLEEAFDIIKDIQSQPKISNTAFVVGNPTRKQNIQTSLDNTVYIETSPNKRPAFIRAIAVAAGRASPEVNYDNVDTLEGVGEGPSVEQAEAAGQLILLAEDNLTNQEVLLRQLNYLGYAADVVNDGKEALVALGNKSYATLLSDCHMPNLDGFGLTETVRRGEVDTGKRLPIIAITASALKAEADHCFEVGMDDFLSKPVELPKLHAVLRKWMPGEPPTKIELIDGQGGSEGEQNVPLLANTDKTDVKALPEIPGLDLAAAIERIGGRRKLYQKLFEQFLEEHITDTDIIGRALGNQDWEEARVLTHTLKGIVGNLGATALHKATMALEKSIHDKTEDAAARALEEAAAAVAILVETRDIVVEALRPYES